Proteins from a single region of Fusobacterium gonidiaformans ATCC 25563:
- a CDS encoding acetyl-CoA C-acetyltransferase, translating to MSKVYIAAAKRTAIGSFLGSLSPLSASDMGAAVAKNILEETKIDPAKLDEVIMGNVLSAGQYQGVGRQTSVKAGIPYEVPGYSVNIICGSGLKSVILTYANIKSGVANLVLAGGTESMSGAGFVLPGQIRGGHKMADLTMKDHMICDALTDAFHKIHMGITAENIAEKYGITREEQDEFALASQHKAIAAVDSGRFKDEIVPVTIKNKKGDIVVDTDEYPNRKTNLEKLAGLKPAFKKDGSVTAGNASGLNDGASIVLMASEEAVKENNLTPLVEIVGVGTGGVDPLIMGMGPVPAIRKALKHANLTLKDMDLIELNEAFASQSLGVIKELINEHGVTKEWIAERTNVNGGAIALGHPVGASGNRILVTLIHEMKKRGSEYGLASLCIGGGMGTAVIVKNVK from the coding sequence ATGAGTAAGGTGTATATTGCGGCAGCAAAAAGAACAGCGATTGGAAGTTTTTTAGGTTCTCTTTCTCCTTTATCTGCAAGTGATATGGGAGCAGCAGTAGCGAAAAACATTTTGGAAGAAACAAAAATTGACCCAGCAAAACTAGACGAAGTGATTATGGGGAATGTATTGAGTGCAGGACAATATCAAGGAGTTGGACGACAAACTTCTGTAAAAGCAGGAATTCCTTATGAAGTTCCTGGATATTCAGTAAATATTATTTGTGGAAGTGGATTAAAATCTGTTATCTTAACTTATGCAAATATTAAATCAGGAGTAGCTAATTTAGTGTTAGCTGGTGGAACAGAATCTATGTCAGGAGCTGGATTTGTATTACCAGGACAAATCAGAGGTGGACATAAAATGGCTGATTTAACTATGAAAGATCATATGATTTGTGATGCTTTGACTGATGCTTTCCATAAAATTCATATGGGAATTACAGCAGAAAATATTGCTGAAAAATATGGAATCACAAGAGAAGAACAAGATGAATTTGCGTTGGCATCTCAACACAAAGCAATTGCAGCGGTAGATTCTGGAAGATTTAAAGATGAAATTGTTCCAGTAACAATTAAAAATAAAAAAGGAGATATCGTAGTAGATACTGACGAATATCCAAATAGAAAAACAAACTTAGAAAAATTAGCCGGATTAAAACCAGCATTTAAAAAAGATGGAAGCGTAACAGCAGGAAATGCTTCTGGATTAAATGATGGAGCATCTATCGTATTAATGGCTTCTGAAGAAGCAGTAAAAGAAAACAACTTAACTCCATTAGTAGAAATTGTTGGAGTAGGTACAGGTGGAGTGGATCCATTGATTATGGGTATGGGACCAGTTCCAGCAATTAGAAAAGCTTTGAAACACGCAAACTTAACTTTGAAAGATATGGATTTAATTGAACTAAATGAAGCATTTGCTTCTCAATCTTTAGGAGTTATTAAAGAACTTATCAATGAACATGGTGTCACAAAAGAATGGATTGCTGAAAGAACAAACGTAAACGGAGGAGCAATTGCATTAGGACATCCAGTTGGAGCATCAGGAAACAGAATTTTAGTAACATTGATTCACGAAATGAAGAAAAGAGGATCTGAATACGGATTAGCTTCTTTATGTATCGGTGGAGGAATGGGAACTGCTGTTATCGTTAAAAACGTAAAATAA
- the aroA gene encoding 3-phosphoshikimate 1-carboxyvinyltransferase: protein MKLWSNHLKGKVKIPSSKSYCHRYIIAASFSKKESVLDNVSMSDDIKSTLEIVKKLGAKIEQKNQTFIIQKKSICDKKEPLYFFCSESASTLRFLIPISITNPRKVFFYGKHNLPKRPLSPFFPILEASHVSFQTKGEKDLCIQLDGQLKSGKYEIAGNVSSQFITALLFALPLLEGDSEISILGNLESRAYIEMTLDVLEKFQIQIFRTKNTFYIPGNQIYQSYSTSIEGDYSQAAFFLVANSLGNQIQIQGLSQESKQADYEILSMIKKLETKKEDEILVLDGSQCPDIVPILSLRAALTPGKTMIQNIERLKIKECDRLHATAEILNQLGAKVIEHTASLEFDGVSHLIGNSVSSFGDHRMAMMIAIASSCCQGEIILDDGNCVSKSYPNFWEDFKQLGGNYELG from the coding sequence ATGAAATTATGGTCAAATCATCTAAAAGGAAAGGTTAAAATCCCTTCTTCTAAGAGCTATTGTCATCGATATATTATTGCTGCTTCTTTTTCGAAAAAGGAATCTGTTCTCGATAATGTGAGTATGTCAGATGATATTAAGAGTACTCTTGAAATTGTGAAAAAATTAGGAGCAAAAATTGAACAAAAAAATCAAACTTTTATTATTCAAAAAAAATCAATTTGTGATAAAAAAGAACCTTTGTATTTTTTCTGCTCAGAATCGGCTTCTACTCTTCGATTTCTTATTCCAATTTCAATAACAAATCCGAGAAAAGTATTTTTTTACGGAAAACATAATCTACCCAAAAGACCTCTGAGTCCTTTTTTCCCAATTCTAGAAGCCTCTCATGTCTCTTTTCAAACAAAAGGAGAAAAGGACCTATGTATTCAACTAGACGGGCAATTAAAATCAGGTAAATATGAAATAGCAGGCAATGTAAGCTCACAATTCATTACAGCACTTCTATTTGCTCTACCACTTTTAGAAGGGGATTCTGAAATATCTATCTTAGGAAATTTAGAATCCAGGGCTTATATTGAAATGACTCTAGATGTTTTAGAAAAATTTCAAATTCAAATTTTTCGAACTAAGAATACATTTTATATTCCGGGAAACCAAATATACCAATCTTATTCTACCAGTATAGAAGGGGACTATTCTCAAGCAGCATTTTTTTTAGTCGCCAATTCTTTAGGAAATCAAATTCAAATTCAGGGTCTATCTCAAGAATCAAAACAGGCTGATTATGAAATTTTATCTATGATAAAGAAATTAGAAACAAAAAAAGAGGATGAAATTTTAGTTCTGGATGGAAGTCAATGCCCTGATATTGTTCCAATTCTTAGCCTAAGAGCTGCATTAACTCCGGGAAAAACAATGATTCAAAACATAGAACGTCTTAAAATCAAAGAATGTGATCGACTCCATGCAACAGCAGAAATTTTAAATCAATTAGGAGCAAAAGTTATCGAACATACTGCTTCTTTAGAATTTGATGGGGTATCTCATCTTATTGGAAATTCGGTATCCAGCTTTGGGGATCATAGAATGGCAATGATGATTGCTATTGCTTCTAGCTGTTGTCAGGGAGAAATTATTTTAGATGACGGAAATTGCGTGTCGAAATCTTATCCAAATTTTTGGGAAGACTTCAAACAATTAGGAGGTAATTATGAATTGGGGTAA
- the fabG gene encoding 3-oxoacyl-[acyl-carrier-protein] reductase, translating to MKRLEGKIALVTGSARGIGRATVELLAAHGAAMVISCDMVETTFEQENIHHEILNVTDREQIKELVSKIEKEYGKIDILVNNAGITKDNIFLRMSEEQWDAVINVNLKGVFNVTQAVAKGMLKKGSGSIITLSSVVGIYGNIGQTNYSATKGGVISMTKTWAKELTRKGAQIRANCVAPGFIETPMTEALSGEVREQMANAVPLKRMGSVEDVANAILFLASDESAYITGQVIEVSGGLVV from the coding sequence ATGAAAAGATTAGAGGGAAAGATAGCTCTAGTAACTGGAAGTGCAAGAGGAATTGGAAGAGCTACCGTAGAACTATTAGCTGCTCATGGAGCTGCTATGGTAATTTCTTGTGACATGGTAGAGACTACTTTTGAACAAGAAAATATCCATCACGAAATTCTAAATGTAACAGATAGAGAACAAATAAAGGAATTGGTTTCTAAAATAGAAAAGGAATATGGGAAAATTGATATATTAGTAAACAATGCAGGAATTACAAAGGATAATATTTTCTTAAGAATGAGTGAAGAACAATGGGATGCTGTTATCAATGTAAACTTAAAAGGAGTTTTCAATGTGACACAAGCGGTTGCGAAGGGAATGTTAAAAAAAGGAAGTGGATCCATTATTACTTTATCTTCAGTTGTAGGAATTTATGGAAACATTGGTCAAACAAATTACTCTGCAACAAAGGGTGGAGTGATTTCGATGACAAAAACTTGGGCAAAAGAATTAACAAGAAAAGGTGCACAAATCAGGGCGAATTGTGTGGCTCCAGGATTTATTGAAACTCCGATGACAGAAGCATTGTCAGGAGAAGTTAGAGAACAAATGGCAAATGCAGTACCATTAAAAAGAATGGGAAGTGTAGAAGATGTGGCAAATGCAATTCTATTCTTAGCAAGTGATGAATCTGCATATATTACAGGGCAAGTTATTGAAGTGTCAGGAGGACTTGTCGTTTAA
- a CDS encoding NAD(P)/FAD-dependent oxidoreductase, which translates to MKIAIHNIVVSIKKNQDLEIQKELQKAGIQKENIKGLSYLKRSIDSRKKQDIKFVYSIEIELKKEISSSSNAKWQEVKEIIPPKRFPLYPKREIYVVGSGPAGLFAAYRLAEYGYLPIVLERGESIEERDKTTENFIKTSILNPNSNIQFGEGGAGTYSDGKLNTRVKSEYIENVFQLLVKFGAPEEILWNYKPHVGTDILKIVVKNLREAIIKMGGKFYFNTLLEDIKIQNGELQGFYIQKNGMKEYIAENQLVLAIGHSSRDTYRMLRKHGVAMEAKAFAMGTRMEHPRYEIDKMQYGKEVKNSLLEAATYAVTYNNQSEKRGTFSFCMCPGGVIVNAASQTGGTLVNGMSYSTRDGRFSNSAIVVGIKEHEFGEDIFSGMYFQEKLEKKAYDMIGSYGALYQNVWDFLSHKKTKHEIETSYQMKKTSCQMEKLFPEVITENLRSALSYWKRNEEFISKNVNLIAPETRTSAPIKILRDVKGESLNVRGLYPIGEGAGYAGGITSAAVDGMKIVDCAFTRVL; encoded by the coding sequence GTGAAAATAGCGATTCATAATATTGTAGTTTCGATTAAAAAGAATCAGGATTTGGAAATTCAGAAAGAATTACAAAAAGCTGGAATTCAAAAAGAAAATATAAAGGGTCTTAGTTATCTAAAAAGGTCTATTGATAGTCGAAAAAAACAAGATATTAAATTTGTTTATAGTATAGAGATAGAATTAAAGAAAGAAATTTCTTCCAGTTCGAATGCAAAATGGCAGGAAGTAAAAGAAATAATACCCCCAAAAAGATTTCCCTTATATCCTAAAAGAGAAATTTATGTAGTTGGCTCTGGACCGGCAGGACTTTTTGCTGCTTACCGTTTGGCAGAGTATGGTTATCTTCCTATTGTTTTGGAACGTGGAGAAAGTATTGAGGAAAGAGATAAAACAACGGAAAATTTTATTAAAACTTCTATTTTAAATCCGAATTCTAATATTCAGTTTGGAGAGGGAGGAGCAGGAACCTATTCTGATGGGAAGTTAAATACAAGGGTAAAAAGTGAGTATATTGAAAATGTATTTCAACTTCTTGTGAAATTTGGAGCTCCGGAAGAAATTTTATGGAATTATAAGCCTCATGTGGGAACTGACATTTTAAAGATAGTTGTGAAGAATCTTCGAGAAGCAATCATTAAAATGGGGGGAAAGTTTTATTTCAATACTTTATTAGAAGATATTAAAATACAAAATGGAGAGCTACAAGGTTTTTATATTCAAAAAAATGGAATGAAAGAATACATAGCAGAAAATCAACTAGTTTTAGCGATAGGACATTCTTCTAGGGACACTTATCGTATGCTCCGAAAGCATGGAGTTGCTATGGAAGCAAAAGCTTTTGCAATGGGAACTAGAATGGAACATCCCAGATATGAAATTGATAAAATGCAGTATGGAAAAGAGGTAAAAAATTCTTTATTAGAAGCAGCAACCTATGCAGTGACTTATAATAACCAATCTGAGAAAAGAGGAACCTTTTCTTTTTGTATGTGTCCTGGAGGTGTGATTGTGAATGCAGCATCTCAAACGGGAGGAACTTTAGTGAATGGAATGAGTTACTCTACAAGAGATGGAAGATTTTCCAATTCAGCAATTGTAGTGGGAATCAAGGAACATGAGTTTGGAGAAGATATTTTTTCAGGAATGTATTTTCAAGAAAAGTTGGAGAAAAAAGCCTATGATATGATTGGAAGTTATGGTGCTCTTTATCAAAATGTTTGGGATTTTTTAAGTCATAAAAAGACAAAGCATGAAATTGAAACTAGTTATCAAATGAAAAAAACTTCTTGTCAAATGGAAAAATTATTTCCGGAGGTCATTACAGAAAATTTGCGATCAGCTTTATCTTATTGGAAAAGAAATGAAGAATTTATTTCTAAAAATGTAAATTTAATAGCACCGGAAACAAGAACTTCAGCTCCAATTAAAATTTTACGAGATGTTAAGGGAGAATCTCTTAATGTTCGGGGACTTTATCCAATTGGGGAAGGAGCCGGTTATGCAGGGGGAATTACTAGTGCAGCTGTGGATGGAATGAAAATAGTTGATTGCGCTTTTACTCGTGTGTTATAA